In Thermoanaerobacterium sp. PSU-2, one genomic interval encodes:
- a CDS encoding AAA family ATPase, which translates to MVKEILIGISIALVIFAAILGIDITPIVIVGMMIFALSFLLESRGLISSSGKVVNPDTSVSFDDIGGQNTAISELKEALDFVINRDKIRKMGIRPLKGILLSGPPGTGKTLLAKAAAKYTDSSYVATSGSEFIEMYAGVGAQRVRKLFESAKALAKKEQKNSAIIFIDEIDILGAKRGTNESHHEYDQTLNQLLVEMDGIKSDNDINILVVAATNRPDMLDPALLRPGRFDRQVTVDLPDKSGRLQILKIHTRNKPLDENVDLEAIAEDTFGFSGAHLESLCNEAAILAMRDGSSKIMQKHLQEAVDKVILGEKTDKKPTEDEILRVSIHEAGHAIIGEIVNPNSVATVTIVPRGKALGFVRQTEKDDTFIYTKEQLEHEIMVALGGTAAELLILNSRSTGSANDFEQAVDIAKKIVYTGLSSLGIISKDDISGDKVNEEVNRIIKEQEEKVKELLKDKIDVLNEISSILVKEETISGEYLRRILNGETAQKAC; encoded by the coding sequence ATGGTTAAAGAAATACTAATCGGTATTTCAATTGCATTAGTGATTTTTGCTGCTATATTAGGCATAGATATAACTCCTATTGTGATAGTAGGAATGATGATTTTCGCTTTAAGCTTCTTGCTGGAAAGCAGGGGGCTTATAAGTTCGTCAGGAAAAGTAGTAAATCCTGACACAAGCGTGTCTTTTGATGACATAGGCGGTCAAAACACAGCCATATCAGAGCTGAAAGAAGCATTGGATTTTGTGATAAACAGGGATAAAATCAGGAAAATGGGCATAAGGCCGCTTAAAGGAATACTTTTAAGTGGACCTCCAGGTACAGGCAAAACGCTTCTTGCTAAGGCTGCTGCAAAGTACACTGACTCTAGCTATGTAGCTACATCTGGCAGTGAATTTATAGAGATGTACGCAGGTGTCGGTGCACAGAGAGTCAGGAAACTTTTTGAATCGGCAAAAGCGTTGGCTAAAAAGGAGCAAAAAAACAGCGCGATAATCTTCATAGATGAAATAGACATACTTGGTGCAAAAAGAGGTACAAACGAAAGTCATCATGAGTACGATCAGACACTAAACCAGCTTCTTGTTGAGATGGATGGAATAAAAAGCGATAATGATATAAATATTCTTGTGGTAGCAGCTACAAATAGACCTGATATGTTAGACCCAGCCTTATTAAGGCCGGGGCGGTTTGACAGGCAGGTGACGGTAGATCTTCCTGATAAAAGCGGTAGGCTGCAAATACTGAAGATTCATACGAGAAACAAGCCTTTAGATGAAAATGTGGATTTAGAGGCGATTGCAGAAGATACCTTTGGCTTCTCGGGAGCTCATCTGGAAAGCTTGTGCAACGAAGCGGCTATATTGGCCATGAGGGATGGTTCATCTAAGATAATGCAAAAGCATTTGCAGGAAGCGGTTGACAAAGTCATACTTGGCGAAAAGACAGATAAAAAGCCTACAGAAGATGAGATACTAAGAGTATCGATACATGAAGCAGGACATGCCATAATTGGAGAGATAGTCAATCCTAATTCTGTGGCTACTGTAACGATAGTGCCAAGAGGTAAGGCTTTAGGCTTCGTAAGACAGACTGAGAAAGACGATACATTTATATACACGAAAGAACAGTTGGAGCACGAAATAATGGTGGCTCTTGGTGGAACGGCTGCTGAGCTTCTCATTCTAAACAGCAGAAGTACAGGCTCTGCCAACGATTTTGAACAGGCAGTGGATATTGCAAAGAAAATAGTCTATACAGGGCTTTCAAGCCTTGGCATCATCAGTAAAGACGACATATCAGGAGATAAGGTAAATGAAGAAGTAAACAGAATCATAAAAGAGCAGGAGGAAAAGGTCAAAGAACTTTTGAAGGACAAAATCGATGTGCTAAACGAAATATCAAGTATATTAGTTAAAGAAGAAACGATATCAGGCGAGTATTTGAGAAGGATATTGAATGGAGAAACTGCACAAAAAGCTTGTTGA